From Candidatus Manganitrophus morganii, the proteins below share one genomic window:
- a CDS encoding aminoglycoside phosphotransferase family protein, translating to MKEFELFIDPDRMRALFQQQLSEFSQGHLIITDCRIGYARYKTYKKLSSWDRSSLAICYHLEIHDRLVRKNRRQILYAKAFLGDRSRIEFQKIKGVSSIPSGCEEGIMHLPELDMIVWVFPNDPVLLHLLECIHPEAVKRHLPYDRLPAGLDGAADIVDITSEVVHYRPEARCTTRYRLQWGAPDKPRELALFGKTFSDDRGREIHQKMEALWKISSSDPKSFMVAEPLAYQEGIKTVWQAGLNGDPFVNVIERTNDRPLLEAVAEGLARFHKSDLYSSVQITLNDHLAEIRKKISKLMYAFPGLREPLQSLGQNLTRRMDRLTPVPERIIHGDFTVQQLLVCEGRIAFFDFDEFAIGDPTQDVANFIVDLHFRSFDRSLVEEMKVVFSHAYRRRVDWPLSADRLFWHLQIQFITKAYRIYIQQKPGMEKEIKEIIVLAQEGMVLEKV from the coding sequence ATGAAAGAATTCGAACTGTTTATCGACCCAGACCGGATGAGGGCTCTTTTCCAACAGCAGCTTTCTGAGTTTTCTCAAGGCCATCTTATCATTACAGACTGCCGCATCGGGTATGCCCGATATAAGACGTATAAAAAGCTGTCGTCCTGGGACAGGTCCTCTCTCGCGATCTGTTATCACCTGGAAATTCACGATCGATTGGTCCGAAAGAACAGGAGACAGATCCTCTATGCAAAGGCCTTTTTAGGAGACCGCAGCCGGATCGAATTTCAAAAGATTAAGGGGGTTTCGTCCATTCCAAGCGGATGTGAAGAGGGGATCATGCATCTCCCCGAACTCGATATGATCGTCTGGGTTTTCCCAAACGATCCGGTATTGCTTCACCTGCTGGAGTGTATTCATCCGGAAGCGGTGAAGCGACATCTCCCTTACGACCGTCTCCCCGCCGGACTGGATGGAGCTGCCGACATTGTCGATATCACCAGCGAGGTCGTGCATTACCGCCCGGAGGCCCGCTGTACGACCCGCTACCGCCTGCAGTGGGGCGCTCCTGATAAACCGAGGGAGCTGGCTCTCTTCGGGAAGACGTTCAGCGATGACCGGGGGAGAGAGATCCATCAGAAAATGGAGGCCCTCTGGAAGATCTCATCCAGTGATCCTAAAAGCTTTATGGTGGCAGAGCCGTTGGCCTATCAGGAGGGGATCAAAACAGTCTGGCAGGCGGGTCTCAACGGCGATCCGTTCGTCAACGTGATCGAACGAACGAATGATCGGCCCCTCCTTGAAGCGGTTGCAGAGGGCTTGGCACGTTTCCACAAAAGCGATCTTTACAGCTCGGTTCAGATCACGCTCAATGATCACCTCGCAGAGATTCGGAAAAAGATCTCCAAACTGATGTATGCCTTTCCCGGACTGCGAGAACCGCTTCAATCCCTTGGTCAGAATTTAACGCGACGCATGGATCGACTGACGCCGGTCCCTGAGCGAATCATTCACGGAGATTTTACCGTTCAGCAGCTCCTTGTTTGTGAAGGACGGATTGCCTTTTTTGACTTTGATGAATTTGCGATCGGGGACCCGACCCAGGACGTTGCCAATTTCATCGTCGATCTCCATTTTCGTTCGTTCGACCGAAGCCTTGTGGAAGAGATGAAAGTCGTTTTTTCCCACGCCTACCGACGTCGGGTGGATTGGCCCCTCTCCGCCGACCGGTTGTTTTGGCATCTGCAGATTCAATTCATCACCAAAGCATACCGGATCTACATCCAGCAAAAACCGGGGATGGAGAAAGAGATTAAAGAGATCATCGTGCTCGCCCAAGAAGGAATGGTTTTGGAGAAGGTGTGA
- a CDS encoding radical SAM protein, translating to MGTFCKRLWDRVYVDQYGEVYACCKYQPDKLGNLYEKEFMEIWNGPKMQQYRKNSIEGTLHCFEGCTLLSPEEKKNNVVRKTGLTVEERDLKKVRLMFGEGCNIACIMCKQDHRDRLALTEAVWKDKIPYHAVKVVEFQGGEPLFITEGRNCYRYLTETLGKKVNVITNGLLINEEWAELLVKGSDYLILSINGASKRTHEIVNQGSNWEKVMANIGRLVEAKARHGSKIELVGHMTLVVENIREIPDFITLAQQIRLDTVEFGYDQPTVPPWLGANPEVKRTLIERIKRVREEVPMNVDQNRLVHLGLVERASPAVTAGLSS from the coding sequence ATGGGAACCTTCTGTAAAAGATTATGGGACCGCGTTTACGTCGATCAATACGGCGAAGTCTATGCTTGCTGCAAATACCAGCCGGACAAGCTCGGTAATCTTTATGAAAAAGAGTTCATGGAAATCTGGAACGGCCCGAAAATGCAGCAATACAGAAAGAATTCAATCGAAGGGACCCTCCACTGTTTTGAAGGCTGCACCCTTCTCTCGCCGGAGGAGAAGAAGAACAACGTCGTCCGAAAAACCGGGCTGACGGTCGAGGAGCGCGATTTGAAGAAGGTTCGCCTGATGTTCGGCGAGGGGTGCAATATCGCCTGCATCATGTGCAAGCAGGACCACCGCGACCGGCTCGCCCTGACCGAAGCGGTTTGGAAAGATAAAATTCCTTATCATGCCGTCAAAGTGGTCGAGTTCCAGGGGGGAGAGCCGCTCTTTATCACGGAGGGGCGGAACTGCTATCGCTATTTGACCGAGACATTGGGAAAGAAGGTCAACGTCATCACCAACGGCCTTTTGATCAATGAGGAATGGGCGGAGTTGCTCGTGAAGGGCTCCGACTACCTGATCCTTTCAATCAACGGCGCGAGCAAACGCACGCATGAGATCGTCAATCAAGGCTCGAATTGGGAAAAGGTGATGGCGAATATCGGGCGTCTTGTCGAGGCCAAGGCTCGTCACGGGTCGAAGATCGAGCTGGTCGGGCATATGACGCTGGTCGTCGAGAATATTCGGGAGATCCCCGACTTCATCACACTGGCGCAACAGATCCGGCTCGATACAGTCGAGTTCGGTTACGATCAGCCGACCGTTCCCCCCTGGCTGGGAGCGAATCCGGAGGTGAAGAGGACGCTCATCGAGCGGATCAAACGGGTCAGGGAAGAGGTCCCGATGAACGTCGATCAGAACAGACTGGTTCATTTAGGTCTTGTCGAAAGAGCATCTCCCGCCGTTACCGCGGGTTTATCAAGCTGA
- a CDS encoding histidine phosphatase family protein: protein MKESQPTKIFLIRHGQSEWNGTKRISGQLDPPLSKKGMKQARALEKAIRSEKLSAIYTSTLQRSIETARPTAEHHRISIQKKEAFMEIHLGILQGRFRDQRDLEAQRLWIARSADRLTYRIPGGETFSELEQRVAPCINEILQKEAGGVVLIVGHRNTNRAILGALMRWTSNSVLGLKLSSKYLYEITLGDDPSIKTISLDENLKYDGFKV from the coding sequence ATGAAAGAATCCCAACCGACCAAAATATTCCTGATAAGACACGGCCAAAGTGAATGGAACGGCACAAAAAGAATATCGGGACAGCTTGATCCGCCATTGTCCAAAAAGGGGATGAAACAGGCCCGAGCGCTGGAAAAGGCGATTCGCTCTGAAAAACTTTCTGCCATCTATACGAGTACCCTGCAGAGGTCTATTGAAACGGCGAGACCGACCGCCGAGCATCATCGGATTTCCATCCAGAAGAAAGAGGCATTCATGGAGATTCACCTCGGTATTTTACAGGGAAGATTTCGAGATCAACGAGATCTCGAGGCGCAACGTCTTTGGATCGCTCGGTCAGCGGATCGACTGACCTATCGGATTCCGGGGGGCGAGACTTTCTCCGAGCTTGAACAACGGGTGGCCCCTTGCATCAACGAGATTCTCCAAAAGGAAGCGGGGGGTGTCGTTCTGATTGTCGGCCATCGCAATACCAATCGGGCGATTCTGGGGGCCTTAATGCGCTGGACATCTAATTCCGTGTTGGGGTTAAAGCTGAGCAGCAAATATTTGTACGAGATCACGCTCGGAGACGATCCGAGCATTAAGACTATCTCCCTGGATGAGAATCTCAAGTATGACGGTTTTAAAGTCTGA
- a CDS encoding aminoglycoside phosphotransferase family protein has translation MKRLFQDEFFPEGGLQIQGCSIERVKYKPGKNCLVSYRLEIRDRMTQQVFTQRLSTRIFEKGGAISRFKKAQLQTGVMPVLGRGVSHLPALDMVVWVFPNDRKLQGLPKITDSIYLKEKLLPDLMRSAFGPEWIISELSNEVVHYVPEHTCTVRVSLRLKNSESNRTKVMTLYGKTYYNEEGREAHRMMAQLWDAEIRRTEQFRMAEPLGYDPETKSLWQIGLPGGTLLDREMTDLRFSALLEGAAVSVSALHHSGLSCSRSVDLNDWVVKLEEMRRVLPTAWPSCREMLQPVVDRLVFQSKHVKTHPAVTLHGDLHFKNFLVDGEKVSLIDLDNLCHGAPLQDIGSFLAGLLYRGILTQTPVERLEKIGDLFVRHYEKRVPWTVSRSELGWYTAAALINERAFRCLTRLKPGRREILDRLIRLADRISFESSEFGILSWRKQDGNLL, from the coding sequence ATGAAGAGGTTGTTTCAGGATGAATTTTTCCCGGAAGGAGGGTTGCAGATTCAAGGGTGTTCGATCGAACGGGTGAAGTACAAACCGGGAAAGAATTGCCTGGTTTCTTATCGATTGGAGATACGGGACCGGATGACACAACAAGTTTTCACACAGCGGCTTTCGACCCGAATTTTCGAAAAGGGGGGGGCGATCTCCCGGTTCAAAAAAGCGCAATTACAAACCGGTGTCATGCCGGTTCTCGGAAGGGGGGTGAGCCACCTTCCCGCGCTCGACATGGTGGTCTGGGTCTTTCCCAACGACCGTAAGCTTCAGGGACTGCCGAAGATCACCGATTCGATTTATTTGAAAGAGAAGCTGCTTCCGGACCTGATGCGCTCGGCGTTTGGACCGGAGTGGATCATTTCCGAATTGTCGAATGAAGTGGTCCATTATGTTCCGGAACACACCTGCACCGTCCGGGTTTCACTTCGTCTGAAGAATTCCGAATCGAACAGAACGAAAGTGATGACCCTCTATGGAAAGACCTACTACAACGAAGAGGGGAGAGAAGCCCATCGGATGATGGCGCAGTTGTGGGACGCCGAGATCAGGCGCACTGAACAGTTCAGAATGGCAGAACCGCTCGGTTACGATCCGGAGACAAAGAGCCTCTGGCAAATCGGCTTGCCGGGCGGAACCCTTCTGGATCGAGAGATGACCGATCTTCGTTTTTCGGCCCTTTTGGAGGGGGCGGCCGTGTCGGTGTCGGCCCTGCATCACTCCGGGCTGTCCTGTTCGAGATCGGTCGATTTAAACGATTGGGTCGTGAAATTAGAGGAGATGAGACGAGTGCTTCCGACGGCGTGGCCGTCGTGTCGGGAAATGCTTCAACCGGTGGTCGATCGTTTGGTTTTCCAGTCGAAACACGTCAAGACGCATCCGGCCGTCACACTTCATGGAGACCTTCACTTTAAAAATTTCCTGGTAGACGGCGAAAAGGTTTCACTGATCGATCTGGATAACCTTTGTCACGGGGCCCCGCTCCAGGACATCGGAAGCTTTCTTGCGGGACTGCTTTATCGGGGCATCCTGACGCAGACGCCGGTCGAACGGCTCGAAAAAATCGGCGACCTGTTTGTCCGACATTATGAGAAACGTGTTCCATGGACCGTCTCCCGGTCGGAGCTCGGATGGTACACGGCAGCCGCCCTCATCAATGAGCGCGCTTTCCGCTGCTTAACACGGTTGAAACCTGGAAGGCGGGAAATCCTGGACCGGCTGATCCGGCTGGCCGATCGGATCAGTTTTGAATCGAGTGAATTTGGAATTCTGTCATGGAGGAAGCAGGATGGGAACCTTCTGTAA
- a CDS encoding glycosyltransferase family 4 protein, with protein MKKIKLAHVVNNAMGRGGVSTVAYHLLKRLSDERYERYLYSLKFDESDSIALDGQTNRFKEIGIKASFASQDKKKSFEVGSLARWLLDHQIDILHTHSYRPNIIGRLAGVLCGKMKIVGHYHNYYDNKWEKDDSLIFDQLLAPFSDQLIACSESVQKHISERVGVPPEKIEVVLNGVDLDQFKPCDDPISLKREMGLPLDRKVIGMVGRISEQKAQDDFIKAANLIKKAIPNTIFLIVGQTGDDSLITRLTELAVAHGVDKDVIFTGHIPDVHRVYSVLDILVVPSRWEGLALVWVEGMASGKPIVATNVGAILEVVVQNETALLVPPSMPSSIASGVIRLLKNPEEARTMGEKGRERAEMFSWDRSAMQLDNLYKKLMEESRICP; from the coding sequence GTGAAGAAGATAAAACTGGCGCATGTTGTCAATAATGCGATGGGCAGAGGCGGCGTATCGACGGTGGCCTATCACCTTTTGAAGCGCTTATCTGATGAGAGGTACGAACGTTACCTCTATTCCTTGAAATTCGATGAGAGCGATTCTATCGCCCTGGATGGCCAGACCAACCGATTTAAAGAAATTGGCATAAAAGCATCTTTTGCCTCCCAGGATAAAAAGAAGTCTTTCGAGGTGGGGAGTCTCGCTCGGTGGCTCCTTGATCATCAGATCGATATTCTTCATACACATTCGTACAGACCCAATATCATTGGACGACTCGCAGGGGTTTTATGTGGAAAGATGAAGATTGTCGGCCACTATCACAACTACTACGACAACAAATGGGAAAAAGACGATAGTCTTATTTTCGATCAACTACTCGCTCCCTTTTCGGACCAGTTGATTGCCTGTTCGGAGTCGGTTCAGAAACATATCTCAGAGAGAGTCGGCGTACCGCCGGAAAAGATCGAAGTGGTTTTAAACGGTGTCGATTTAGATCAATTCAAGCCTTGCGATGACCCGATATCGTTGAAAAGAGAGATGGGTCTCCCTCTCGATCGCAAGGTTATTGGTATGGTCGGAAGAATCTCGGAACAAAAGGCACAGGATGATTTCATTAAAGCCGCAAACCTGATCAAAAAAGCGATTCCAAATACCATTTTTCTAATCGTTGGACAAACAGGGGACGATTCCCTCATAACACGTCTGACGGAGCTTGCAGTGGCTCATGGAGTCGATAAGGATGTGATCTTTACAGGGCATATTCCCGATGTTCACCGGGTTTACTCCGTTCTCGATATTTTGGTTGTGCCTTCCCGTTGGGAAGGGCTTGCGTTAGTCTGGGTTGAGGGGATGGCCTCCGGGAAGCCGATTGTGGCGACAAACGTGGGCGCAATTCTTGAAGTGGTTGTACAGAATGAAACGGCTCTTTTGGTTCCCCCGTCGATGCCCTCTTCGATTGCATCAGGCGTCATTCGCCTTCTTAAAAACCCCGAAGAGGCAAGGACAATGGGGGAGAAAGGTCGAGAACGAGCCGAAATGTTTTCGTGGGATCGGTCGGCCATGCAACTGGACAACCTTTATAAGAAACTGATGGAAGAGAGCCGGATTTGTCCATGA